Proteins encoded by one window of Sorangium aterium:
- a CDS encoding sigma-70 family RNA polymerase sigma factor, with translation MDCPDKGKRAAAYARLFCPMLVRAVLLWLERMGVPQRHRGDVAGQVWLNACESWPRFDPKRGRPERWLNAITVHVASHYHERARKRREELVSSIEVLDPAPDAASVMESDNVRASTMDAVNELDPGLRLVLVAHDLGGVSMAQIAQDAGLPVSTLCRRRARAIGELRNILMLREAGEISSRGVGLQ, from the coding sequence ATGGATTGTCCGGATAAAGGAAAGCGCGCTGCGGCGTACGCGCGCTTGTTTTGCCCGATGCTGGTTCGTGCGGTGTTGCTCTGGTTGGAGAGGATGGGGGTCCCACAGCGCCATCGTGGCGACGTCGCGGGCCAGGTCTGGCTTAACGCCTGCGAGAGCTGGCCCAGGTTCGATCCGAAACGCGGCAGGCCGGAGCGCTGGTTGAACGCGATCACCGTACACGTTGCCTCCCACTACCACGAGCGTGCGCGAAAGCGCAGGGAGGAATTGGTCAGTTCGATCGAGGTGCTTGATCCAGCGCCGGATGCTGCTTCTGTGATGGAGTCCGACAACGTCCGGGCCAGCACCATGGATGCAGTGAATGAGCTCGATCCGGGGCTGCGACTCGTTCTCGTGGCACACGATCTGGGCGGAGTTTCGATGGCCCAGATCGCCCAAGATGCAGGGCTGCCCGTCTCGACGCTTTGCAGGCGACGCGCACGGGCCATCGGTGAGCTGCGTAATATCCTTATGCTTCGGGAAGCCGGCGAGATCTCTTCGCGGGGAGTGGGACTGCAATGA
- the tnpA gene encoding IS66 family insertion sequence element accessory protein TnpA, with the protein MATKAEWAERVARWQRSGLSAEKFAQRDGYMPKQLYWWRWKLRADRPSQPSPSSLTEAPRFLPVHVVTDVSAAVPEPIEIALPSGRVVRVRPGSDPATIKRVLALAAEETPR; encoded by the coding sequence GTGGCGACGAAGGCGGAGTGGGCCGAGCGGGTGGCGCGATGGCAGCGCAGCGGGCTGAGCGCCGAGAAGTTCGCGCAGCGCGACGGGTACATGCCAAAGCAGCTGTACTGGTGGCGCTGGAAGCTGCGCGCTGACCGGCCTTCCCAGCCCTCGCCGTCGTCGTTGACCGAAGCACCGCGCTTTCTGCCGGTCCACGTGGTGACGGACGTATCGGCCGCCGTGCCGGAGCCGATCGAGATCGCGCTGCCCAGCGGGCGGGTGGTGCGGGTCCGGCCGGGCTCCGACCCGGCCACGATCAAGCGGGTACTGGCGCTCGCCGCCGAGGAGACGCCGCGCTGA
- a CDS encoding TIR domain-containing protein, translated as MPYLKTYDLFISHAWDYNDEYYRLVAMLDGAPNFKWRNYSVPEHDPLAGGRRLAQQLDGQIRPVNAVLILAGMYVNHRGWIQKEIELAQSYNKPLIGIRPWGNYNVPQVVAMTAETIVGWKTDSIVGAVRAHAI; from the coding sequence ATGCCCTACCTCAAGACATACGATCTCTTCATAAGTCATGCATGGGATTACAATGATGAGTACTACCGACTCGTGGCGATGCTCGATGGTGCGCCCAATTTCAAATGGCGGAATTACTCTGTTCCCGAGCATGATCCGCTTGCAGGCGGCCGGCGGCTTGCCCAACAACTAGATGGCCAGATTCGTCCCGTAAATGCGGTCCTCATTTTAGCCGGCATGTACGTCAACCACAGAGGCTGGATTCAGAAGGAGATCGAACTGGCGCAGAGCTACAATAAGCCACTCATCGGTATCAGGCCGTGGGGGAACTACAATGTTCCACAGGTTGTTGCCATGACAGCGGAGACTATTGTCGGTTGGAAGACTGACAGTATCGTAGGCGCTGTGCGAGCCCATGCAATCTGA
- the tnpB gene encoding IS66 family insertion sequence element accessory protein TnpB (TnpB, as the term is used for proteins encoded by IS66 family insertion elements, is considered an accessory protein, since TnpC, encoded by a neighboring gene, is a DDE family transposase.), with protein sequence MYVAAEPTDLRKSFDGLLALVSQRFGADPLCGHLFVFRNRRGDQVRVLFWDRSPAAAGSRPCAMLVVRRGRWRRTRRRPTRMRRRSRRGYAGSASMRT encoded by the coding sequence GTGTACGTCGCAGCCGAGCCCACGGATCTGCGCAAGAGCTTCGATGGGCTGTTGGCCTTGGTCTCTCAGCGCTTCGGAGCCGACCCGCTCTGTGGGCATCTGTTCGTGTTCAGAAATCGGCGAGGTGACCAGGTGCGCGTCTTGTTCTGGGACCGCAGCCCGGCCGCTGCAGGCTCTCGTCCCTGTGCGATGCTTGTCGTGAGGAGGGGACGATGGCGACGGACACGGCGACGACCCACGCGAATGAGGCGCCGCAGCAGGCGTGGGTACGCTGGCAGCGCGAGCATGCGGACGTGA
- a CDS encoding helix-turn-helix transcriptional regulator yields MWLISPLGLAMIACVAIGFAVTAREALGRERGLREAREHAHDDEEAALTDAKEQAAGERDRYRRLLDCHVDAALAELTVARARPVPWPGRVLESFCATMPSWRRKLAESTGLEPREVERLLRSELPMTPGLARQLEAFTGTPARYWERLWRLHDDYRTDAEETVVIPVGEPVTKRESSARPAESPAPSSAPPTPPAVPPRALDVPPPVVPSPELAARSPRAKLPPPPLPRLRSPLPVRAATGAELAQRAATLTSFPLQRDEGGTSSASTPDWEDAERSPLNTTLPGVGSHG; encoded by the coding sequence ATGTGGCTTATTTCGCCGCTCGGGCTCGCGATGATCGCCTGCGTCGCGATCGGCTTCGCGGTCACCGCGCGCGAAGCGCTGGGACGAGAGCGCGGGCTTCGCGAGGCGCGCGAGCACGCGCATGACGACGAGGAGGCAGCCCTCACCGATGCGAAGGAGCAAGCCGCGGGGGAGCGGGACCGGTACCGGCGCCTTCTGGACTGTCATGTCGACGCGGCGCTCGCAGAGCTGACAGTCGCCCGCGCGCGCCCCGTCCCCTGGCCAGGAAGGGTCCTCGAGTCGTTCTGTGCGACGATGCCTTCGTGGAGGAGAAAGCTGGCCGAGAGCACGGGGTTGGAACCGAGGGAGGTGGAGCGCTTGCTGAGGAGCGAGCTCCCCATGACGCCCGGCCTCGCGCGGCAGCTGGAAGCCTTCACCGGCACGCCCGCGCGGTACTGGGAGCGCCTGTGGCGGCTACACGACGACTACCGAACGGACGCAGAGGAGACCGTCGTGATCCCAGTCGGCGAGCCCGTCACCAAGCGCGAGAGCTCGGCGCGTCCGGCGGAGTCGCCGGCCCCGAGCTCGGCGCCGCCGACTCCGCCGGCGGTGCCTCCCCGCGCGCTCGACGTTCCTCCGCCCGTGGTGCCGTCTCCCGAGCTTGCGGCCAGGAGCCCGCGGGCGAAGCTCCCGCCGCCTCCGCTGCCGCGGCTTCGGTCGCCGCTCCCTGTCCGTGCCGCGACGGGGGCGGAGCTCGCCCAGCGCGCCGCCACGCTGACGAGCTTCCCGCTACAGCGTGACGAAGGGGGTACGAGCTCCGCCAGCACGCCCGATTGGGAGGACGCAGAGCGCTCTCCGCTGAACACGACGCTTCCGGGAGTAGGGAGCCATGGGTGA
- a CDS encoding RNA polymerase sigma factor produces the protein MGKPATHLLSFSRFRRLARLHGVPARDAEDVAQNALLRGLEVAKRVELSGDPARYFVTIVLNEARKHRRNERRRGEVLTPFEERDPRDECPTPEELLRLRQREELTRDLLDRVGPKYRDLLVKHELEGTPLSTIAAELNVPLDTVRAQHRRAWERLDAAFKRWRAQQPAHDRDERACVPLVLGLDRRASWTAWLRRLGVRIVVQVAFVVLTGALLSAVPPLPSAESWLHPAAFPAPGRAPAPDDVTAQGSRDSAHSAAAPAAPESSSLAATGSARAEPVARSTPAPAVTTAPRISSPGSPVRPTVTAREMRLISQARRAIEDNDGEGDHEARQLLEAHAREFPRGRLAAEREALLRLIR, from the coding sequence GTGGGCAAGCCAGCGACCCATCTCCTCAGCTTCAGCCGCTTCCGGCGCCTGGCCAGGCTTCACGGCGTGCCGGCGCGCGACGCCGAGGACGTCGCGCAGAACGCGCTGCTGCGGGGATTGGAAGTGGCGAAGCGGGTCGAGCTGAGCGGCGATCCGGCGCGCTACTTCGTCACGATCGTCCTCAACGAGGCACGGAAGCACAGGCGGAACGAGCGCCGCCGCGGAGAGGTGCTGACGCCGTTCGAGGAGCGCGATCCCCGAGACGAATGCCCCACGCCGGAGGAACTGCTGCGCTTGCGGCAGCGGGAAGAGCTGACCCGGGACTTGCTCGACCGGGTCGGCCCCAAGTACCGGGATCTCTTGGTCAAGCACGAGCTCGAGGGGACACCGCTCTCCACGATCGCTGCCGAGCTGAACGTCCCGTTGGACACAGTGAGGGCGCAGCACCGCCGGGCTTGGGAGCGACTCGATGCGGCTTTCAAGCGGTGGAGGGCCCAGCAACCCGCGCACGATAGGGACGAGCGCGCCTGCGTCCCGCTGGTGCTCGGGCTAGACCGCCGTGCGTCGTGGACGGCCTGGCTGCGCCGGCTGGGCGTGAGGATCGTCGTCCAGGTTGCGTTTGTCGTGTTGACCGGCGCGCTCCTCTCGGCGGTGCCGCCGCTGCCCAGCGCGGAATCGTGGCTGCACCCGGCGGCATTCCCCGCACCGGGGCGCGCGCCCGCACCAGACGACGTCACGGCGCAAGGCTCACGTGACAGCGCGCATTCCGCTGCCGCGCCCGCCGCGCCCGAGAGCTCGTCGCTGGCGGCAACAGGCAGTGCGCGCGCTGAGCCTGTGGCGCGCAGCACGCCCGCGCCCGCTGTGACGACAGCACCTCGTATCTCGTCCCCGGGGAGCCCCGTGCGGCCAACTGTCACCGCACGCGAGATGCGCCTGATCAGCCAGGCCCGAAGGGCCATTGAGGACAACGACGGAGAGGGCGATCACGAGGCGCGCCAGCTGCTCGAAGCCCATGCGCGGGAGTTTCCGCGCGGTCGGCTCGCAGCGGAGCGCGAAGCGCTGCTCAGGCTCATTCGCTGA
- a CDS encoding DUF4062 domain-containing protein produces MNIFISSTFDDLIDYRETVHTAIRRLQNHGEDMIYWSADERTALAVSIERVSSSDLLILVLAHRYGTVPPGEERSFVEAEYDEARKRNIPVLAFFIEPMHPWPPPYIDPAPLAEKLAAFKTRIGQECVRQFFRTTESLAVLVTEALANFDRQRIEIPEPAALGHDALVLVQPRYDLVRRANARVVIGKGPDGLPLLLGVKRSQSLDSMLSRIAKLLEREKTAAPLDGISRVLVEEGERIWRNKGIWKIPVDSGAMPSCYVSYKSLSTLFAPSLLALTIPLPSGYQQNEVRDFRNRSTEQTTQASILVSRFGPDERVQSIGGENRFIALSLDNDETYVAGWRPGGAKHRGAPQSWRTFIEESMHGFSECRFVITRHRSPDLSEDIFRGVLAEYPHALSRALSATRYDERVRYSIVFSASRRALAEIVLRIADQLRGIHSSGRIHGDIKPHNILLTECGPVLIDMLSLSIGELSPALSPGWAAPEQVAVQPVSAATDIYPLGLMLTRLLNASLTGEVAEYVIPEKRDGRGPNKIGLLKNPRIYMAPENDVVARRSRIPWLDFTERCLLFDQKQRISSIDDFTEGLQSLLLVHPLTGYVDFTLTQPVQLARLPDGSELPCRIADDDWSPYYAT; encoded by the coding sequence TTGAATATATTCATTTCTTCGACTTTCGACGATCTGATCGATTATCGGGAGACGGTCCACACTGCCATCCGGCGGCTGCAGAACCACGGCGAGGATATGATCTACTGGTCGGCTGACGAGCGCACCGCGCTCGCGGTCTCCATCGAGAGAGTTTCCTCCTCAGATCTGCTCATCCTCGTGCTGGCCCACCGCTACGGCACCGTACCCCCCGGTGAGGAACGAAGCTTCGTCGAGGCCGAGTATGACGAAGCCCGCAAGCGGAATATCCCCGTGCTCGCCTTCTTTATCGAGCCGATGCATCCCTGGCCGCCTCCCTATATCGATCCAGCCCCCCTTGCGGAAAAACTCGCCGCATTCAAAACGCGGATAGGACAGGAGTGCGTGCGCCAGTTCTTTAGAACTACCGAATCGCTCGCCGTCCTGGTAACGGAAGCTCTCGCCAACTTCGATCGGCAAAGAATCGAAATTCCCGAGCCCGCTGCCCTGGGGCATGATGCGCTGGTGCTTGTCCAGCCTCGATATGACCTTGTAAGGCGCGCCAATGCTCGCGTCGTGATCGGTAAGGGGCCGGACGGGCTGCCGCTCCTCCTTGGAGTCAAACGAAGTCAATCGCTGGACAGTATGCTCTCGAGGATCGCGAAGCTTCTTGAGCGGGAAAAGACGGCTGCTCCGCTAGACGGGATCAGCAGAGTGCTCGTAGAAGAAGGAGAGCGAATCTGGCGGAACAAAGGAATCTGGAAAATTCCTGTCGATTCGGGGGCAATGCCCTCATGCTACGTGTCCTATAAGAGTCTTTCGACGCTCTTCGCGCCTTCGCTTCTGGCCCTCACAATTCCGCTCCCCTCCGGCTATCAACAAAACGAAGTTCGAGATTTCCGCAATAGAAGCACTGAGCAGACCACACAGGCCTCAATCTTGGTCTCACGCTTCGGCCCCGACGAGCGGGTGCAATCCATCGGGGGCGAAAACCGATTCATTGCCTTGTCCCTCGACAACGATGAGACCTATGTTGCGGGCTGGCGCCCCGGCGGAGCAAAGCACCGCGGGGCACCCCAAAGCTGGCGAACATTTATTGAGGAGTCAATGCATGGATTTTCCGAGTGTCGTTTCGTAATCACACGCCACCGTTCGCCCGACTTGTCGGAAGATATCTTCCGAGGTGTGCTCGCCGAATACCCGCACGCTCTTTCGCGGGCCCTATCCGCGACCCGCTACGACGAGCGCGTGCGCTATAGTATCGTCTTTTCTGCGTCGCGCCGGGCGCTTGCCGAGATCGTCTTGCGAATCGCCGACCAACTCCGGGGAATCCATAGTTCCGGGCGGATACATGGCGACATCAAACCCCATAATATATTGTTAACTGAGTGTGGTCCGGTTCTTATCGATATGCTGTCACTTTCAATCGGTGAGTTGTCTCCTGCACTCAGTCCTGGTTGGGCAGCTCCTGAACAGGTGGCGGTCCAACCGGTGTCCGCGGCAACCGACATCTACCCACTCGGATTGATGCTGACTCGTCTGCTCAACGCATCGCTCACCGGCGAGGTTGCCGAGTACGTCATTCCTGAAAAGCGCGACGGTCGCGGCCCCAACAAGATCGGACTGCTCAAGAACCCAAGGATCTATATGGCACCTGAGAATGACGTGGTTGCGCGGCGCTCGCGTATCCCGTGGCTGGATTTTACGGAGAGGTGCTTGCTTTTTGACCAAAAGCAGCGCATCTCCAGCATTGACGATTTTACAGAGGGGTTGCAGAGTCTTCTGTTGGTTCATCCGCTAACTGGTTATGTCGATTTTACACTGACTCAACCTGTCCAGCTTGCGAGGCTTCCCGACGGGTCAGAGCTGCCGTGTCGTATTGCGGATGACGACTGGTCACCATATTACGCGACGTAG
- a CDS encoding helix-turn-helix domain-containing protein → MRRVSNRFLEGGVEHALSEEPRRRRSKLLDSAKTAALIAMVCGPSPEGRARWTIPLVADEAQRRKIVRSLAEAASPCPLSGPPVPTPSRGPTPPRAQHRRPRREPQGAMPMAMVGRLRRVDWNTHLSRHSGRSGATRLPRASGFTTRPSTRAGSTPRRSKSASCLGSASVATASRRSRSSGSASGSGMLRRTGLAARSAGSSLSTTPSESLGPTGATESCQSTSSACASSWQAAGRRWASRSSAPCAPLIRLHGLAQRLRYCQSSNRQ, encoded by the coding sequence GTGCGGCGCGTATCCAACCGCTTCCTGGAGGGCGGGGTCGAGCACGCCCTGAGCGAGGAGCCCCGTCGGCGCCGCTCCAAGCTGCTCGACAGTGCCAAGACCGCTGCGCTCATCGCGATGGTCTGCGGTCCGTCGCCCGAGGGGCGGGCGCGATGGACCATCCCCCTGGTCGCCGACGAAGCCCAGCGACGAAAGATCGTCCGCTCGCTCGCGGAGGCCGCCTCGCCGTGCCCTCTTTCAGGACCACCGGTGCCCACGCCGAGTCGTGGGCCGACGCCGCCCCGCGCCCAGCATCGTCGACCCCGGCGAGAGCCGCAAGGGGCTATGCCCATGGCGATGGTCGGGCGCTTACGCCGAGTCGACTGGAATACGCACTTATCACGGCATTCGGGGCGGAGCGGGGCCACGCGCTTGCCTCGCGCTTCAGGTTTCACCACACGCCCAAGCACGCGAGCTGGCTCAACGCCGCGGAGATCGAAGTCAGCCTCGTGTCTAGGGAGTGCCTCGGTCGCAACCGCATCCCGACGCTCGCGCAGCTCCGGGTCCGCGTCCGGCAGTGGAATGCTTCGGCGGACCGGGCTCGCCGCAAGATCAGCTGGAAGTTCACTGTCCACGACGCCAAGCGAATCTTTGGGCCCGACTGGTGCAACAGAATCGTGTCAGAGCACTAGCTCGGCTTGTGCATCATCTTGGCAAGCGGCGGGACGACGGTGGGCCTCTCGATCCAGCGCGCCATGCGCACCACTAATCAGATTGCATGGGCTCGCACAGCGCCTACGATACTGTCAGTCTTCCAACCGACAATAG
- the lepB gene encoding signal peptidase I produces MGVQHKLAGAALQIVLVIGVQFAVLLTAFTELPAAHLLALPFIWYASAGFVYTRRLRRLSAEEELTRDPRPPILFLRSFGRDELSIKRPFFWLQLLCSFPWEQVRLWPALTFEEALANMLRRFGPVVALGNPVEKTQPEGASRLFAGSDWKKRVKDAARRSALVVILPDDRPALRWEMKRVASEPGLGRVLVVAPPLRVDEDWRDWNAQWRSLQDTFEFLPDIDERVAAVQFGQAGAARAIVARTPSPHHRLRAIERALRQHAAVRDTGRFRARMTWGLRRMLFYLFWYVSVPFGFALLTVWSLTPAHGQIHAATPIEVFVAEQTLPVVINVYSILFLVISILGNDLPLARAARIGVQVDPVRTHEPLRRLLRGNLLLAIAVPLILRAFVVEAFKIPSASMIPTLMVGDHIFVNKFTYGPLIPWTGQRLFPRLPPSRGDVMVFKFPENKEQDFIKRTIAIPGDTLEAINGRPIINGWLVPHCHVGPYHYEGRQAELFVEYLGDKSYFTLYEKNPDGMMCVESNDCTLGSTCRGGVCGDLQGPFKAAADEAWVMGDNRNNSHDSRSWRGGLGGGVPFENIKGRAMFVWMSFGPGGGIAQDRLFVNVMGDPTLPGSFVASLQTGLDECMRKRPPVTETTPP; encoded by the coding sequence ATGGGCGTCCAACACAAGCTCGCTGGTGCGGCGCTTCAGATTGTCTTGGTAATAGGGGTGCAGTTTGCGGTACTGCTCACAGCGTTCACTGAGTTACCCGCGGCTCACCTTCTGGCGCTCCCCTTCATCTGGTACGCGAGCGCCGGCTTCGTTTACACGCGGCGGCTCAGAAGACTGTCTGCCGAGGAGGAGCTCACGCGGGATCCCCGGCCCCCGATCCTCTTCCTGCGCTCCTTCGGACGTGACGAGCTTTCGATCAAACGGCCGTTCTTCTGGCTTCAACTGCTCTGCTCCTTTCCGTGGGAGCAGGTCCGGCTCTGGCCCGCGCTCACGTTCGAAGAGGCGCTGGCCAACATGCTTCGGCGCTTCGGTCCAGTTGTCGCGCTGGGAAATCCGGTGGAGAAAACCCAGCCGGAGGGAGCATCGCGCCTTTTTGCCGGATCGGATTGGAAAAAGCGCGTCAAGGATGCGGCACGACGTTCAGCGCTCGTCGTGATATTGCCGGATGACAGGCCAGCATTGCGCTGGGAGATGAAGCGCGTCGCGAGCGAGCCAGGGCTTGGACGCGTGCTTGTTGTAGCGCCGCCTCTACGCGTCGATGAGGATTGGCGTGATTGGAACGCCCAGTGGCGGTCGCTGCAAGACACGTTCGAATTCCTCCCCGACATCGATGAACGCGTCGCCGCCGTTCAATTCGGACAGGCCGGCGCGGCACGCGCGATTGTGGCCAGAACGCCGAGTCCTCACCATCGACTGCGCGCGATCGAGCGAGCTCTCCGACAGCACGCGGCCGTGCGTGATACGGGAAGGTTCCGCGCCCGGATGACCTGGGGGCTGCGTCGGATGCTCTTTTACCTCTTCTGGTACGTCTCCGTTCCCTTCGGCTTCGCTCTGCTCACCGTCTGGTCGCTCACCCCGGCGCATGGTCAAATTCATGCCGCTACGCCGATTGAGGTTTTTGTTGCTGAGCAGACTCTCCCTGTAGTGATCAACGTGTACTCCATCCTGTTTCTCGTCATAAGCATTCTGGGCAACGATTTGCCCCTGGCACGCGCTGCGCGGATCGGGGTCCAAGTCGACCCTGTGCGCACCCATGAGCCGCTCCGACGCCTGCTGCGCGGCAATCTGTTGTTGGCCATCGCCGTGCCGCTCATCCTGCGCGCCTTCGTCGTCGAAGCATTCAAGATCCCGAGCGCCTCGATGATCCCGACCCTCATGGTCGGCGACCACATCTTCGTCAACAAGTTCACCTACGGCCCGCTCATCCCCTGGACCGGCCAGCGCCTCTTCCCTCGCCTGCCGCCGTCGCGCGGCGACGTGATGGTGTTCAAGTTCCCCGAGAACAAGGAGCAGGACTTCATCAAGCGGACGATCGCCATCCCTGGCGACACGCTGGAGGCGATCAACGGCCGCCCCATCATCAACGGCTGGCTCGTCCCCCACTGTCACGTCGGCCCCTACCACTACGAGGGCCGGCAAGCGGAGCTGTTCGTCGAGTACCTCGGGGACAAGTCGTACTTCACGCTCTACGAAAAGAACCCCGACGGGATGATGTGCGTGGAGAGCAATGACTGCACGCTGGGCTCCACCTGCCGGGGCGGCGTCTGCGGCGATCTCCAGGGCCCCTTCAAAGCGGCCGCGGACGAAGCGTGGGTGATGGGCGACAACCGCAACAACAGCCATGACTCGCGCAGCTGGCGCGGCGGGCTCGGCGGGGGCGTGCCCTTCGAGAACATCAAGGGACGCGCGATGTTCGTGTGGATGAGCTTCGGGCCGGGCGGCGGCATCGCGCAGGATCGCCTCTTCGTGAACGTGATGGGCGACCCGACGCTCCCGGGCTCCTTCGTAGCGAGCCTCCAGACCGGCCTCGACGAGTGCATGCGGAAGAGGCCGCCCGTTACAGAGACAACTCCGCCCTGA
- a CDS encoding TIR domain-containing protein translates to MATKKRVFISFDFDHDEGAKIMLAGQAKLPDSPFDFIDASIKEHLTGDWKEKVRRRMGNVDVVVVLCGEHTHTASGVAAELTIAQEKNKEYFHLAAYSDKTCTKPTSATASDKVYRWTWDNLKTLIGGGR, encoded by the coding sequence ATGGCCACAAAAAAAAGGGTTTTCATCAGTTTTGACTTCGATCATGACGAAGGCGCAAAGATCATGCTCGCCGGACAAGCAAAACTACCTGATAGCCCGTTCGACTTTATAGATGCTTCAATTAAGGAGCATCTGACCGGCGACTGGAAGGAAAAGGTCCGGCGTCGAATGGGGAACGTTGATGTGGTTGTTGTGCTTTGTGGCGAACATACCCATACAGCGAGTGGTGTAGCTGCGGAACTGACGATTGCTCAGGAGAAGAATAAAGAATATTTCCACCTCGCTGCTTACTCTGACAAGACTTGCACAAAGCCTACATCAGCGACAGCATCAGATAAGGTCTATAGGTGGACGTGGGACAATCTGAAGACACTTATTGGCGGAGGGAGATGA
- a CDS encoding caspase family protein, whose product MRRALVVGINDYMGAPLAGCVNDASAVATILETHGDGSPNFGVRLITAPSSSISRGELREAIDKLFADVCDIALFYFSGHGLIKSTGGYIITPDYKKYDEGISMDEILVLANNSRARDRVILLDCCHSGAFGSPALSGSNTAQLAEGLSVMTASRSSESAFEVNGSGVFTSLVTEALKGGAADLRGHVTPGGVYSYVDRALGPWDQRPIFKTNVTRFTSLRQVSPPIPLATLRKLCVYFPHASDEYRLDPSHESTSPSADPANVQTMKDLQKFVSVGLVVPVAEEHMYFAAMNSRSCRLTALGYHYWRLAHEKKI is encoded by the coding sequence ATGAGGCGAGCACTTGTCGTGGGGATCAACGATTACATGGGAGCACCCCTTGCGGGCTGCGTTAATGACGCGAGTGCAGTTGCGACGATACTAGAAACGCACGGAGACGGGTCCCCCAACTTCGGGGTCAGACTCATCACTGCCCCAAGCTCTTCAATCTCCAGGGGCGAGCTGCGAGAGGCCATCGATAAACTTTTTGCGGATGTCTGTGATATTGCCCTCTTCTATTTTTCAGGTCACGGGCTGATTAAGAGCACTGGCGGGTATATTATCACTCCGGATTACAAGAAGTACGATGAAGGTATCTCTATGGACGAGATTCTCGTGCTCGCTAACAATTCGCGCGCAAGAGATCGAGTCATCCTTCTTGACTGCTGCCATTCTGGTGCGTTCGGTTCGCCCGCCTTATCGGGGTCCAATACTGCTCAACTTGCCGAAGGGCTCTCGGTGATGACGGCAAGCCGATCTTCGGAGTCGGCATTCGAGGTGAACGGCTCAGGTGTCTTCACGAGCCTTGTCACTGAGGCGCTGAAAGGTGGAGCAGCGGATCTGCGGGGCCACGTGACGCCAGGTGGTGTCTACTCGTACGTTGATCGGGCACTCGGACCATGGGATCAGCGACCAATCTTCAAGACAAACGTCACTCGTTTCACATCGCTGCGACAGGTCAGCCCGCCCATCCCACTGGCTACACTTCGAAAGCTCTGCGTGTACTTCCCACACGCATCGGACGAGTACCGGCTCGATCCATCGCACGAGTCCACGTCGCCGAGCGCGGATCCAGCAAACGTCCAAACAATGAAGGATCTGCAAAAATTCGTGAGTGTCGGGCTCGTTGTGCCCGTCGCTGAAGAACACATGTACTTCGCAGCCATGAACTCCAGATCGTGTCGTCTTACCGCCCTCGGGTACCACTATTGGCGGCTCGCTCACGAGAAGAAAATCTAA